One stretch of Astatotilapia calliptera chromosome 3, fAstCal1.2, whole genome shotgun sequence DNA includes these proteins:
- the LOC113015708 gene encoding kinesin-like protein KIF2C, producing the protein MENSLSRLLVGLSVQISRSDGRVHSATVKSVDKSTVMVEWHERNMCRGKGIDLSELCILNPEVLDPINSITSSTPDPSTHVPEKKYEGRLRSSRIPAPASSSTTAVTRTEESVATRSQARQTCMFQAPGSVQGPVSATESFSANPETIHPEPPPSSVLKNSVIPNQQRKKNDTQPATLQPFVPEAIKQNDEPEKMPPPSTVRGRRKPVAPVELNKGNKRLSCVIKPPDMQTKRGKFLEGSRPNQKFFEMIQDFRATLEITPLSTTETIEPQRICVCVRKRPFNKQEINKKEIDVVSVPGKGALLVHEPKHKVDLTKYLDNQVFHFDYSFDDTATNELVYKFTAKPLVQSIFEGGMATCFAYGQTGSGKTHTMGGDFTGKQQNSAKGIYALAAQDVFAYLHHRRYANLDLSAYVSFFEIYNGKVYDLLHKKAKLRVLEDERQQVQVVGLEEVYVTSAEEVIKMIQIGSSCRTSGQTSANANSSRSHAILQIVLRRNDRATTLHGKFSLVDLAGNEHGTDASSNDRSTLVETAKINRSLLALKECIRSLGKNSDHIPFRMSTLTKVLRDSFIGEKSRTCMIAMVSPGMTSCKYTMNTLRYADRVKELNGNSKASEAPKTQEPMNSSSEEVSLHSRCVCDAISQVAELEEKVYSELKRAGDLVQEMGQISYNIEEGLPNLVDHSKRLLETVMALQSAVDQEQSARLNH; encoded by the exons ATGGAGAACAGCCTGTCCCGACTTCTCGTTGGACTCTCTGTCCAGATCAGCCGCAGTGATG GTCGAGTCCATTCGGCCACCGTGAAATCCGTTGACAAGTCCACAGTTATGGTTGAGTGGCATGAGAGGAACATGTGCCGTGGAAAGGGG aTTGATCTAAGTGAGTTATGTATACTCAATCCAGAGGTTTTGGACCCTATAAATTCAATCACAAGCTCAACGCCTGACCCATCGACTCATGTTCCAGAAAAG AAATACGAGGGTCGACTGCGCTCCTCTAGGATTCCTGCACCTGCCTCCT CTTCTACTACAGCAGTCACCAGAACTGAAGAGTCAG TTGCTACTCGGTCCCAGGCTCGGCAGACGTGTATGTTTCAGGCCCCAGGTTCTGTTCAAGGACCAGTCTCAGCTACAGAATCCTTTTCAGCTAACCCAGAAACCATACATCCCGAGCCCCCACCATCATCAGTCCTCAAAAACTCTG TAATTCCGAATCAGCAGCGTAAAAAGAATGATACACAACCAGCGACTTTGCAGCCTTTTGTTCCTGAGGCCATAAAGCAAAATGATGAACCTGAGAAAATGCCTCCTCCATCCACAGTTAGAG gCAGGAGGAAACCTGTGGCTCCCGTGGAGTTGAACAAAGGCAATAAAAGGCTCTCTTGTGTTATAAAGCCCCCAGATATGCAAACCAAGAGGGGAAAG TTTCTGGAAGGTTCCCGGCCCAACCAGAAGTTCTTTGAGATGATTCAGGATTTCAGAGCGACTTTGGAAATCACACCCTTATCAACTACTGAAACG ATTGAGCCCCAaaggatttgtgtgtgcgttcgCAAGCGGCCCTTTAACAAGCAGG AGATTAATAAAAAGGAGATTGATGTGGTGTCTGTACCTGGGAAAGGTGCGTTACTGGTCCATGAGCCAAAACACAAGGTGGACCTCACCAAGTACTTGGACAATCAAGTCTTCCACTTTGACTACTCCTTTGATGACACCGCCACCAATGAACTTGTTTACAA GTTCACAGCTAAACCTTTAGTCCAGTCCATTTTTGAAGGTGGTATGGCAACATGTTTTGCCTATGGCCAGACAGGAAGTGGTAAGACTCAT acaATGGGAGGTGATTTCACAGGGAAACAGCAGAACAGTGCTAAAGGCATCTACGCATTAGCAG CCCAGGATGTTTTTGCCTACCTCCACCACAGGAGGTATGCTAATTTGGATCTCTCTGCCTACGTCAGCTTCTTTGAGATTTACAACGGCAAG gtgTATGACCTGCTGCATAAGAAGGCCAAGCTGCGTGTTTTGGAAGATGAACGACAACAGGTTCAGGTGGTCGGCCTCGAAGAGGTCTATGTGACCTCAGCAGAGGAGGTCATCAAGATGATACAGATTGGCAGTTCATGCAG AACGTCGGGCCAAACCTCAGCCAATGCCAACTCATCCCGCTCTCATGCAATCCTTCAAATTGTTCTTCGGCGCAATGACCGTGCTACCACGCTGCACGGCAAGTTTTCACTGGTCGATTTGGCTGGCAATGAGCATGGTACAGATGCCAGCAGCAATGACCGGAGTACTTTAGTTGAAACTGCCAAGATCAACCGCAGCCTTCTGGCTCTCAAG GAGTGTATCCGTTCACTGGGAAAGAACAGTGATCACATTCCTTTCCGAATGAGCACTTTGACCAAAGTCCTCAGGGATTCTTTCATTGGAGAGAAGTCCAGGACCTGCATG ATTGCTATGGTGTCTCCAGGTATGACCTCATGTAAATATACAATGAACACATTGCGCTATGCTGACAG AGTGAAGGAACTTAATGGCAATTCCAAAGCCAGTGAAGCACCTAAGACACAGGAGCCAATGAATAGCTCCTCAGAAGAGGTAAGCTTGCACAGC cggtgtgtgtgtgatgccaTATCTCAGGTGGCTGAGCTGGAGGAGAAAGTTTATTCAGAGCTCAAG aggGCAGGTGACCTCGTACAAGAAATGGGCCAAATCTCATACAACATCGAGGAAGGACTCCCCAATCTGGTTGATCATTCCAAAAGGTTATTGG AGACAGTGATGGCTTTGCAGTCTGCTGTGGATCAGGAGCAATCAGCGAGGCTGAATCACTAA